In Leishmania mexicana MHOM/GT/2001/U1103 complete genome, chromosome 17, the following proteins share a genomic window:
- a CDS encoding putative protein kinase produces MHDFTISLNQDVREGGRLRPHRHRSSSLGSGTSVATSEEADVNDVMQHLEAAAAAAAANLDGAYSLTDCICPGKNNDELLSCRPDEVANVYDDREEDLIDGDAVESGSRTGGLSRERTGTDLFSVKSSGASVRRGKDEVDVAAKGIPLEVRRFQCTKSILAFKEATKNDATPVPAKLVDFIVSLTSSKNGLCTEKEMCDWLVAQMCDRMETGQLWVIGKTSNLLFALLWRGSRSFIESVHATGASLFQVSHLVDVIKQTPQGNLSGDRLPGSLQPIKPGAGGRKPARSRGKSTNAVGSNKAVKPLTACFLEQLKQKGTYSKGASSWLSHGNDALPVHIDPILDIPEREISFFIANTAYMEALCEYRFRHPTLDLVRGEILCDSDDCSLSGSACPASDSSSGRATPAAWKELLDDTLELIKTVSVTDPSLLICPTGMAIATIRLRNAVLLYEVACRALVRLVHSILISLRTLVNSVQTESVAPSTTTQTTRAEQPPNITTGSGCSDSSRLADIGAALDSTLSPETALGLVNMHYSAIYQFNCAVRMFKTYCESAQHVSAEVSKKAAAALKLIPEDDFSAFREALTQLQGNDCAKTADAAHTATQPLPHQAANNSDALSPSAAGAAEGQAAEVCSPLSTVAVDGASLPTSATSLFENGAHSTALLDAGVRGALLTLYEFNSAQEGEQPPMWIRQVDVVCALFDEKEAAILRRIFQDGLDGLWSQWRDFTNNALAATDKALMMTYESTSPGAKRENSGVQGVVSSDGSAPESGGQHGSYGDATAQSPVHALRSPGSGLQCSAVTGFGSSDKMDFASPSISSANNSSVSIAGVEKSAERSIEALLQAEDVVVICNEECSCNDTLKLIDRFQILMDVPLGQGSYGKVFRAWDEVTGCYLAAKELPLDSSKAYSVAVREVLQEYTVLTELSHPNIVRVVAFMVMKETARIYMEWMPSGSLQDVLRHHPRGVLREGVVRRYARDVVSGLAYLHSRGVIHRDVKPANMLLSSDGTVKLTDFGTSLVLSDNNRTMKSNALAGTAAYMAPECVQGTYSSASDIWSFGCSVVQLLTGQMPWYNAQTGSSPEPIALLFKIGCLDDTTHLERPHDPLMTTLTATNITAEASASFDATLSNSNTASMTGSFASTFSKSFRVASPATTMTSPTEISQELINMLNAIFVVDRKKRPSARELMHHPFFKLM; encoded by the coding sequence ATGCACGACTTCACCATATCTTTGAACCAGGACGTGCGCGAGGGCGGTCGCCTGCGTCCtcaccgtcaccgcagcagcagccttgGCTCGGGCACATCCGTGGCGACGTCAGAAGAGGCGGATGTGAACGACGTGATGCAGCacctggaggcggcggccgccgctgcagcggcgaacTTAGATGGCGCGTACAGCCTCACTGACTGTATATGCCCAGGAAAGAATAACGATGAACTGCTCTCCTGCAGGCCTGATGAGGTGGCGAACGTATACGATGACCGGGAAGAGGACCTCAtcgacggcgatgctgtCGAGAGCGGCTCGCGAACCGGCGGCCTTTCGCGCGAGCGCACAGGCACCGACTTATTCTCGGTCAAGTCTTCAGGCGCCTCTGTGCGGCGCGGGAAGGACGAGGTGGACGTGGCGGCGAAGGGCATTCCGCTCGAGGTGCGCCGCTTCCAGTGCACCAAGAGCATCCTCGCGTTCAAGGAAGCGACGAAGAACGACGCGACACCGGTGCCCGCAAAGTTGGTCGACTTCATCGTCTCCCTCACCTCGTCCAAGAACGGCTTGTGCACGGAAAAAGAAATGTGCGACTGGCTGGTGGCGCAGATGTGTGACCGCATGGAGACAGGGCAGTTGTGGGTGATTGGCAAGACATCCAACCTACTTTTCGCGCTGCTCTGGCGCGGCTCGCGCAGCTTCATCGAGAGCGTGCACGCTACCGGTGCATCGCTCTTTCAGGTGTCGCATCTCGTTGACGTGATCAAGCAAACCCCACAGGGGAACCTTAGCGGGGATCGACTTCCAGGCTCGCTGCAGCCCATCAAGCCCGGCGCGGGAGGGCGTAAGCCAGCGCGTAGTCGAGGAAAGTCGACGAACGCCGTCGGCAGTAATAAAGCTGTGAAGCCGTTGACAGCCTGTTTcctggagcagctgaagcAGAAGGGGACGTACAGTAAAGGGGCGAGCTCGTGGCTCTCGCACGGGAATGACGCACTTCCGGTGCACATCGACCCCATCTTAGATATCCCTGAAAGAGAGATAAGCTTCTTCATTGCTAACACGGCCTACATGGAGGCTCTCTGCGAGTACCGCTTCCGTCACCCGACGCTGGACCTGGTGCGCGGCGAGATCTTGTGCGACTCGGACGACTGCTCTCTCAGCGGCTCCGCGTGCCCGGCCTCTGATTCCTCGTCGGGTCGTGCGACTCCTGCGGCATGGAAGGAGTTGCTCGACGACACACTGGAGCTCATCAAGACGGTCTCCGTGACGGACCCAAGCCTCTTGATCTGCCCGACTGGCATGGCCATTGCAACGATACGTCTGCGCAATGCAGTCCTGCTCTATGAGGTGGCGTGCCGCGCCTTGGTACGGCTGGTGCACTCCATCCTCATCTCCCTGCGCACGCTGGTGAACTCAGTGCAGACGGAGTCGGTGGCgccatcgacgacgacgcagactACCCGTGCTGAGCAGCCGCCAAACATCACCACAGGTAGCGGCTGCAGCGATAGCAGCCGTCTTGCAGACATCGGTGCAGCGTTAGACTCAACCCTTTCCCCGGAAACCGCGCTCGGCTTAGTGAACATGCACTACAGTGCCATATACCAGTTCAACTGCGCTGTTCGCATGTTCAAGACGTACTGCGAGTCGGCCCAACACGTGTCTGCGGAGGTTTCGAAAaaggcggccgcggcgctgaagcTGATACCAGAGGATGACTTTTCCGCGTTCCGTGAAGCACTTACGCAGCTCCAGGGAAACGACTGTGCCAAGACGGCGGACGCAGCACATACTGCTACGCAGCCATTGCCTCATCAGGCGGCCAACAACAGCGACGCGCTTTCAccctccgctgccggcgcagcggaagGGCAGGCAGCGGAGGTGTGCAGCCCGTTGTCTACCGTCGCGGTGGACGGTGCATCTTTGCCGACCTCGGCTACCTCTCTGTTCGAGAACGGCGCACATTCCACCGCTCTCCTAGACGCGGGGGTGCGCGGTGCCCTGCTGACGCTGTACGAGTTTAACAGCGCGCAGGAGGGAGAACAGCCGCCCATGTGGATTCGGCAGGTGGAtgtggtgtgtgcgctctTCGACGAAAAAGAGGCCGCCATCCTTCGCCGGATCTTTCAAGATGGGCTGGATGGACTCTGGAGCCAGTGGCGCGACTTCACCAACAACGCCTTGGCAGCGACGGATAAGGCGCTCATGATGACATACGAGTCGACGTCCCCGGGGGCGAAGCGGGAAAACAGCGGTGTCCAGGGCGTCGTCTCCTcggacggcagcgcgcctgAGTCTGGCGGCCAACATGGTAGCTACGGTGATGCGACGGCCCAAAGCCCTGTGCATGCTCTTCGCTCTCCAGGATCCGGGTTGCAGTGTTCGGCAGTGACCGGGTTCGGCTCTAGCGACAAGATGGACTTCGCCTCTCCCAGCATCTCCAGTGCGAAcaacagcagcgtcagcatcGCCGGGGTGGAGAAGTCGGCGGAGCGGTCGATTGAGGCGCTCCTGCAGGCGGAAGACGTGGTGGTGATTTGCAACGAGGAGTGCTCGTGCAACGACACACTGAAGCTGATCGACCGTTTCCAGATCCTGATGGACGTCCCGCTTGGCCAGGGCAGCTACGGCAAGGTGTTCCGCGCGTGGGACGAGGTGACCGGGTGCTACTTGGCTGCAaaggagctgccgctggacTCGTCCAAGGCCTACagcgtggcggtgcgcgaggtgctgcaggagtaCACAGTGCTGACGGAGCTGTCGCACCCGAACATCGTGCGTGTGGTTGCCTTCATGGTCATGAAGGAGACAGCGCGCATCTACATGGAGTGGATGCCGTCGGGCTCGCTGCAGgacgtgctgcgccatcaCCCGCGCGGGGTGCTGCGAGAGGGCGTCGTGCGTCGCTACGCGCGCGATGTGGTCTCGGGACTCGCCTATCTGCACTCACGCGGCGTCATTCACCGCGACGTGAAGCCTGCGAACATGCTGCTCAGCTCCGACGGTACAGTGAAGCTGACCGACTTCGGCACTAGCCTCGTTCTCAGCGACAACAACCGCACAATGAAATCGAATGCACTCGCAGGGACGGCAGCGTACATGGCCCCCGAGTGCGTGCAGGGGACCTACTCGTCCGCGTCTGACATCTGGTCCTTTGGCTGCTCGGTGGTGCAGCTCCTCACGGGCCAAATGCCGTGGTACAACGCCCAAACCGGTTCCTCACCGGAACCCATCGCGCTGCTCTTCAAGATTGGCTGCTTGGACGATACAACGCACCTCGAGCGACCGCATGATCCCCTGATGACAACCCTAACAGCCACCAACATCACTGCGGAGGCTTCTGCGAGTTTCGACGCCACGTTGTCGAACTCCAACACCGCCAGCATGACTGGGTCCTTCGCGTCGACTTTCTCAAAGTCCTTCAGGGTGGCGTCTCCAGCCACGACCATGACGTCGCCGACGGAAATCAGCCAGGAGCTCATCAACATGCTCAACGCCATCTTTGTCGTAGACCGCAAAAAGCGGCCCTCTGCGAGGGAGCTCATGCACCACCCCTTCTTCAAGCTGATGTAA